A single window of Rhizobium indicum DNA harbors:
- a CDS encoding bifunctional helix-turn-helix transcriptional regulator/GNAT family N-acetyltransferase: MSDIALIETVRDFNRFYTNFLGLLNKAYLDTPFTLTDARILFEIGSHDGVSAAALVRDLQLDPAYLSRILKRFRAEGLIETSPDPADLRSQVIIVTDRGREQFDELGRRANAQIAARFDNLASGEPEAAVSAMHTIRTLLDPAAKSTPAIIRAHRAGDIGWIVQSQGRFYAEEYGWDLRFEALVADVAGKFLVNFDPAKEYCWIAERGGVNVGSVLVTNGGDGVAKLRLLFVGKSARGLGLGKLLVDECIRFSKQKGYRELSLWTNDMLETARAIYVKAGFRLVSEERHRMFGPEANGQNWVLDL, encoded by the coding sequence ATGTCCGATATCGCCCTCATCGAAACCGTCCGCGATTTCAACCGCTTCTATACGAACTTCCTCGGCCTCTTGAACAAGGCCTATCTCGACACGCCGTTCACGCTGACCGATGCCCGAATTCTCTTCGAGATCGGCTCGCATGACGGCGTCAGCGCCGCCGCACTTGTCCGCGACCTGCAGCTCGACCCGGCCTATCTCAGCCGCATCCTCAAGCGTTTCCGCGCCGAGGGGCTGATCGAAACCAGCCCCGATCCGGCCGACCTGCGCAGCCAGGTCATCATTGTCACCGACCGGGGACGGGAGCAGTTCGACGAACTCGGCCGGCGCGCCAATGCGCAGATCGCCGCCCGGTTCGACAATCTCGCCAGCGGCGAACCGGAGGCAGCAGTCTCGGCGATGCACACGATCCGCACGCTGCTCGACCCGGCAGCAAAGTCCACACCGGCCATTATCCGCGCCCACCGCGCCGGCGATATCGGCTGGATCGTCCAGAGCCAGGGCCGTTTCTATGCCGAGGAATATGGCTGGGACCTGCGCTTCGAGGCGCTGGTGGCCGACGTCGCCGGAAAATTCCTCGTCAATTTCGATCCGGCCAAGGAATATTGCTGGATCGCCGAACGCGGCGGCGTCAATGTCGGTTCGGTCCTCGTCACCAATGGCGGCGACGGCGTCGCCAAGCTCCGCCTGCTCTTTGTCGGCAAGTCAGCCCGCGGTCTCGGGCTCGGCAAATTGCTTGTCGACGAATGCATCCGCTTCTCAAAACAGAAGGGCTACCGCGAGCTTTCGCTCTGGACCAACGATATGCTGGAGACCGCCCGCGCCATCTACGTCAAGGCGGGATTCCGACTTGTCTCCGAGGAGAGACATCGCATGTTCGGCCCCGAAGCGAACGGCCAGAACTGGGTGCTCGATCTCTGA
- a CDS encoding TetR/AcrR family transcriptional regulator yields MTVANLTPEAKTRSRGRPREFDMDAALDAALRVFSERGYHAAAISELTEAMGLASGSIYKAFKDKRGIFLAAFAHYRKLGRRRLEAMIASAETGREKVFQMVMYYTELSYGEAGRKGCLVVGGANDFALLDEEAAAHVVTAFAADEKLMADLIRIGQADGTIPKTVDPDAAALAFLCFTKGLRVIGKTGRSREEMLSAAEAAMKLVT; encoded by the coding sequence ATGACCGTTGCCAATCTCACACCAGAAGCAAAGACCCGCAGCCGTGGCCGTCCGCGCGAGTTCGATATGGACGCAGCGCTCGATGCCGCGCTGCGCGTCTTTTCCGAACGCGGTTACCACGCCGCAGCTATCAGCGAATTGACCGAAGCAATGGGCCTTGCTTCGGGGAGCATCTACAAGGCATTCAAGGACAAGCGCGGCATCTTCCTCGCTGCTTTCGCCCATTATCGAAAACTCGGCAGACGGCGCCTGGAAGCGATGATCGCGTCTGCAGAGACCGGTCGCGAGAAGGTCTTCCAGATGGTGATGTATTATACCGAGCTCTCCTATGGCGAAGCCGGCCGCAAAGGCTGTCTCGTCGTTGGCGGCGCCAACGACTTCGCGCTGCTTGACGAAGAAGCCGCTGCCCATGTCGTGACGGCCTTTGCCGCGGACGAAAAGCTGATGGCCGATCTCATCCGCATCGGCCAGGCAGACGGCACCATTCCGAAGACGGTAGACCCGGATGCTGCTGCCCTCGCCTTCCTCTGCTTTACCAAGGGCCTGCGCGTCATCGGCAAAACAGGACGCAGCAGGGAAGAGATGCTGTCCGCGGCCGAGGCCGCGATGAAGCTCGTGACCTGA
- a CDS encoding Lrp/AsnC family transcriptional regulator codes for MLDDRDRRILDMLQKDAGISVTDLAERVALSVSACSRRIQRLEESGHIARRIIVLDREKMGVPTTVFALIKTAHHSDDWTETFRRIISDIPEIVEAHRLTGNHDYILKIVLPRVEHYDVIYKQIVRRLELFDVSASISMELLKGGTAIPVGYAD; via the coding sequence ATGCTTGACGATCGCGACAGGCGCATTCTCGACATGCTGCAGAAGGATGCAGGCATATCCGTGACCGATCTTGCCGAGCGCGTGGCGCTTTCGGTGTCGGCCTGCTCGCGGCGCATCCAGCGGCTTGAAGAGAGCGGCCATATCGCCCGGCGGATCATCGTGCTCGACCGGGAAAAAATGGGCGTGCCGACGACGGTTTTCGCGCTCATCAAGACGGCGCACCATTCCGACGATTGGACGGAGACCTTCCGCCGGATCATCAGCGACATTCCCGAGATCGTCGAAGCGCACCGGCTGACCGGCAATCACGATTATATCCTGAAGATCGTGCTGCCGCGTGTCGAGCACTACGACGTGATCTACAAGCAGATCGTTCGCCGGCTCGAACTCTTCGATGTCTCCGCGTCGATCTCGATGGAGCTTCTGAAGGGCGGCACGGCGATCCCCGTCGGATATGCCGATTGA
- a CDS encoding MFS transporter, protein MSISATTPDEAIPRALSPWLTFLFAAACGLVAANLYYGQPLAGPISADLGFTPAATGLIVTLTQIGYGLGLLLIVPLGDLTENRRLVLMLIAVSAVALIGAALSSTPTTFLVASLSIGLSSVAVQVLVPFAANMAPDATRGQVVGNVMSGLLCGIMLARPFASFVAEASSWHVVYYVTAALMLVLAVVLRANLPVRRPTTRLRYGELLASMGHLALTSRVLQRRALYQAGMFGAFSLFWTTTPLLLASPAFGLTQNGIALFALAGAAGAIASPIAGRLADRGMTKIASTLAMLLGMAAFLISHFAADGSLAALLLLTAAAILLDFGVTTNLVCGQRAIYALNPEHRSRLNGLFMATFFAGGALGSALGGWAYATGGWTTTVWIGFCFPALAFLLFLTEGRGKQEGKI, encoded by the coding sequence ATGAGCATTTCAGCCACCACGCCGGATGAGGCCATTCCCAGGGCGCTATCCCCTTGGCTAACCTTCCTTTTCGCCGCGGCCTGTGGGCTGGTGGCCGCCAATCTCTATTACGGCCAGCCGCTGGCCGGTCCCATCAGTGCCGATCTCGGCTTCACGCCTGCCGCTACCGGCCTGATCGTCACGCTGACGCAGATCGGCTACGGCCTCGGCCTGCTGCTGATCGTGCCGCTCGGCGATCTCACCGAAAACCGCCGTCTGGTGCTGATGCTGATCGCCGTCTCCGCCGTTGCGCTCATCGGCGCGGCGCTGTCTTCGACGCCCACAACCTTCCTCGTCGCCTCGCTCTCTATCGGCCTTTCATCGGTCGCAGTTCAGGTCCTAGTTCCCTTTGCCGCCAACATGGCGCCGGATGCAACGCGCGGCCAGGTCGTCGGCAACGTCATGAGCGGCCTGCTCTGCGGCATCATGCTCGCCCGCCCCTTCGCAAGCTTCGTCGCCGAGGCCTCCTCCTGGCACGTGGTCTATTACGTCACAGCAGCGCTCATGCTCGTGCTCGCCGTCGTGCTCCGCGCCAACCTGCCGGTCCGCCGGCCGACGACCAGGCTACGCTACGGCGAACTGCTCGCTTCCATGGGCCACCTGGCACTGACCTCGCGGGTACTGCAGCGCCGGGCGCTCTATCAGGCCGGCATGTTCGGTGCCTTCAGCCTGTTCTGGACGACGACGCCGCTGCTGCTCGCAAGTCCCGCCTTCGGCCTGACACAGAACGGCATCGCCCTCTTCGCCCTCGCAGGTGCTGCCGGCGCCATCGCCTCGCCGATTGCCGGCCGGCTTGCCGATCGCGGTATGACGAAGATCGCCTCGACGCTTGCCATGCTGCTCGGCATGGCCGCCTTCCTGATCAGCCATTTCGCCGCAGACGGCTCGCTTGCCGCCCTGCTGCTTTTGACGGCAGCGGCGATCCTTCTCGATTTCGGCGTGACGACCAATCTCGTCTGCGGCCAGCGCGCCATCTATGCGCTGAACCCGGAACACCGCAGCCGGCTCAATGGCCTCTTCATGGCGACCTTCTTTGCCGGCGGCGCGCTCGGTTCAGCACTCGGTGGCTGGGCCTATGCGACCGGCGGCTGGACGACTACGGTCTGGATCGGCTTCTGCTTCCCGGCGCTGGCCTTCCTGCTGTTCCTGACGGAAGGACGCGGCAAGCAGGAAGGCAAAATCTGA
- a CDS encoding NAD(P)/FAD-dependent oxidoreductase: MSDHHVVVVGGGFGGLQLVNGLKGAGVKITLVDRRNHHLFQPLLYQVATTILSTSEIAWPIRRLYADRPDVTVLLGEVTGVDSGAKTVSLRNGMTLGYDTLVLATGATHAYFGHDEWEPVAPGLKTLEDATTIRRRVLLAFEKAEMESDPAVRDALLTFTIVGAGPTGVELAGIIAELAHFTLPKEFRNIDTRKTRVVLVEAGPRVLPTFAEELSAYAQKALEKLGVEIHLGQPVTECNADGVKIGETFVASRTIVWAAGVTASPAARWLGVPADRAGRVVVENDLSAPGLPDVFVVGDTASVMREDGKPVPGIAPAAKQQGGYVAKVIRARISGKPAPTPFRYWHQGSLATIGKSAAIIDFGPIKLKGWIAWWIWGLAHIYFLIGTRSRFSVAWSWLWIYLSGQHSARLITQRETMREEG; this comes from the coding sequence ATGAGCGATCATCATGTCGTCGTTGTCGGCGGCGGTTTCGGCGGGCTGCAGCTCGTCAACGGGTTGAAGGGTGCCGGAGTCAAGATCACGCTGGTCGACAGGCGCAATCACCATCTCTTCCAGCCGCTGCTCTATCAGGTGGCGACCACCATTCTTTCCACCTCGGAGATCGCCTGGCCGATCCGCCGCCTTTATGCCGACCGGCCTGACGTGACGGTGCTGCTCGGCGAGGTCACGGGCGTCGACAGCGGTGCGAAGACTGTTTCCTTACGCAACGGCATGACTCTTGGTTACGATACGCTGGTGTTGGCGACCGGAGCGACGCATGCCTATTTCGGCCATGACGAATGGGAGCCGGTGGCGCCCGGCCTGAAGACGCTGGAGGATGCGACGACGATCCGCCGGCGCGTGCTGCTTGCCTTCGAGAAGGCGGAGATGGAGAGCGATCCTGCCGTGCGCGATGCGCTTTTGACCTTCACCATCGTCGGGGCGGGGCCGACCGGCGTCGAGCTCGCCGGCATCATCGCCGAACTTGCGCATTTCACGCTGCCCAAGGAATTCCGCAACATCGATACGCGCAAGACCCGCGTCGTGCTGGTCGAGGCTGGCCCGCGGGTGCTGCCGACCTTTGCCGAAGAGCTTTCGGCCTATGCTCAGAAGGCGCTGGAGAAACTCGGGGTCGAGATCCATCTCGGCCAACCGGTGACCGAATGCAATGCCGACGGCGTGAAGATCGGCGAGACTTTCGTTGCCAGCCGGACGATCGTCTGGGCAGCCGGCGTCACCGCCTCGCCGGCGGCGCGGTGGCTCGGCGTGCCGGCCGACCGGGCAGGGCGCGTCGTGGTCGAGAATGATCTGAGCGCGCCCGGTCTGCCCGACGTCTTCGTCGTCGGTGATACCGCCTCCGTCATGCGCGAGGATGGCAAGCCGGTGCCGGGCATTGCGCCCGCCGCCAAGCAGCAGGGCGGTTACGTCGCCAAGGTCATTCGCGCCCGCATATCCGGCAAACCCGCGCCGACGCCTTTCCGTTACTGGCATCAGGGCAGCCTGGCGACGATCGGCAAGAGTGCCGCGATCATCGATTTCGGCCCGATCAAGCTGAAGGGCTGGATCGCCTGGTGGATCTGGGGTCTTGCCCATATCTACTTCCTGATCGGCACCCGCTCGCGCTTCTCCGTCGCCTGGAGCTGGCTGTGGATCTATCTGAGCGGCCAGCACAGCGCCCGGCTGATCACCCAACGGGAGACGATGCGGGAGGAGGGGTAG
- a CDS encoding aspartate/glutamate racemase family protein, whose product METIGLIGGMSFESSAVYYRVVNEMVRDRKGGLASAELILHSVNFEEIVALQKAGDWDMAARRLADVALRLQIAGAGCILICTNTMHLIADKVAEKISVPLIHIIDETAKSLHAAGRKRPLLLATRYTMEHGFYSDRMKSLDVDIMVPDASDRTTVHDIIFNELCAGKVLGSSRDKLMTVIARAVENGADSIILGCTEICLILDPDHLPLPGFDTTAIHARAAVDFALGADETAEEEAA is encoded by the coding sequence ATGGAAACGATCGGCCTTATCGGCGGCATGAGTTTCGAAAGTTCGGCGGTCTATTACCGTGTCGTCAATGAGATGGTGCGTGACCGCAAGGGTGGCCTCGCCTCGGCCGAACTCATCCTGCATTCTGTCAATTTCGAGGAGATCGTCGCGCTTCAGAAGGCCGGCGACTGGGATATGGCCGCCCGTCGCCTCGCCGACGTCGCTCTGCGCCTGCAGATCGCCGGCGCCGGCTGCATCCTGATCTGCACCAACACCATGCATCTGATCGCCGACAAGGTCGCTGAGAAGATCTCCGTGCCGCTGATCCACATCATCGACGAGACGGCGAAATCGCTGCATGCGGCCGGCCGCAAGCGCCCGCTGCTGCTTGCTACCCGCTACACGATGGAGCACGGCTTCTACAGCGATCGCATGAAGAGCCTTGATGTTGATATCATGGTGCCTGATGCCAGCGACCGCACGACCGTGCACGACATCATCTTCAACGAACTCTGCGCCGGCAAGGTGCTCGGCAGTTCTCGCGACAAGCTCATGACGGTGATTGCACGCGCCGTCGAGAACGGCGCCGACAGCATCATCCTCGGCTGCACCGAGATCTGCCTGATCCTCGACCCCGACCATTTGCCGCTGCCGGGCTTCGACACCACAGCGATCCATGCGCGGGCGGCGGTCGATTTCGCGCTCGGTGCAGACGAGACCGCGGAAGAGGAAGCGGCCTGA
- a CDS encoding elongation factor G, producing the protein MRTLNLGILAHVDAGKTSLTERLLFDAGVIDKLGSVDTGNTQTDTLELERQRGITIRAAVVSFTIGDRIVNLIDTPGHPDFIAEVERVLGLLDAAVVVVSAVEGVQAQTRVLVRALRRLGVPFIFFVNKVDRLGAQYEDVLKALASQLPVRPIAMSSVIDAGSRLARVAALAPGCEPLFTPLCEALAENDEALLDDYVLAPDRLTADRLGRCLSDQVARGLVHPVFAGAATTGVGVPALTSAIATILPGRRLDPDGPIAGTIFKIERGWGGEKLAYMYLTSGTVRLRQHLDLPKGPERVTAIEVFEAGRVHGAASFNAGQIARVSGLAGARIGDVVGGDLLAGGRPQFAPPSLETRVLARRPSDKAARWLALNQMAEQDPLINLRRNDDADDIFVSLYGEVQKEVVQSTLLTDFGLEAGFEESTVILMERLAGTGEGLQILFKEPNPFLATVGLRVEPRPEGAGNSFALDVDVGQMPASSYRAVEETVFETLKQGVFGWQVIDCHVAMTAARHSSPASTAADFRQLTPWVLADALSEGTMASAMIQSVQQHLPGLTSGAGTMETSFDHYAPMAGPPRSRERSGPDPFKPVEYLLRLQSTRASA; encoded by the coding sequence ATGCGCACTTTGAATCTGGGCATCCTCGCCCATGTGGATGCAGGCAAGACTAGCCTTACCGAAAGACTGCTTTTTGACGCCGGCGTTATCGACAAGCTCGGCAGCGTCGATACCGGCAATACACAGACGGACACTCTTGAACTCGAACGGCAACGCGGCATCACGATCAGAGCCGCGGTGGTGTCGTTCACGATCGGCGACAGGATCGTCAATCTCATCGACACGCCCGGTCACCCGGATTTCATCGCCGAGGTCGAGCGGGTGCTCGGATTGCTGGATGCCGCGGTCGTCGTCGTTTCGGCGGTCGAAGGCGTGCAGGCCCAGACGCGGGTGCTGGTGCGGGCGCTACGGCGGCTTGGCGTTCCCTTCATCTTCTTCGTCAACAAAGTCGATCGTCTCGGCGCGCAATATGAGGACGTGCTGAAAGCTCTTGCCAGCCAATTGCCCGTTCGCCCCATCGCCATGTCTTCCGTCATCGATGCCGGCAGCAGGCTTGCCAGGGTGGCGGCGTTGGCTCCCGGATGCGAACCGCTTTTCACGCCGCTCTGCGAAGCTCTCGCGGAGAATGACGAGGCGCTGCTGGACGACTACGTCTTGGCGCCCGATCGCCTGACGGCGGACAGGCTTGGACGCTGCCTGAGCGATCAGGTCGCGCGCGGTCTGGTGCATCCTGTCTTCGCAGGCGCGGCAACGACCGGCGTCGGCGTGCCGGCCCTGACATCGGCCATTGCGACGATATTGCCCGGCCGGCGCCTCGATCCGGATGGGCCGATTGCCGGAACAATCTTCAAGATCGAACGCGGCTGGGGCGGTGAAAAGCTGGCCTATATGTACCTGACGTCAGGCACGGTTCGGCTGCGGCAACATCTGGATTTGCCCAAAGGCCCGGAAAGAGTGACCGCGATCGAGGTTTTCGAGGCCGGCCGGGTTCATGGTGCCGCAAGCTTCAACGCCGGGCAGATCGCGCGCGTAAGCGGCCTTGCCGGCGCACGCATCGGCGATGTGGTGGGCGGCGACCTGCTCGCGGGCGGCCGGCCGCAGTTTGCCCCGCCCAGCCTCGAAACCCGCGTCCTTGCCCGGCGGCCCTCCGACAAGGCGGCCCGCTGGCTGGCGCTGAACCAGATGGCCGAGCAGGACCCGTTGATCAATCTGCGGCGGAACGACGATGCCGACGACATCTTCGTATCGCTCTATGGCGAGGTGCAGAAGGAGGTCGTCCAATCGACCCTGCTGACGGATTTCGGTCTCGAGGCTGGGTTCGAGGAAAGCACGGTCATCTTGATGGAAAGGCTTGCGGGAACCGGGGAAGGCCTGCAGATCCTCTTCAAGGAGCCCAATCCATTTCTCGCCACCGTCGGTTTGCGCGTCGAACCGCGTCCAGAAGGGGCAGGCAACAGCTTTGCGCTTGATGTGGACGTCGGCCAGATGCCCGCCAGCTCTTACAGGGCGGTCGAAGAAACCGTGTTCGAAACGCTGAAGCAGGGCGTTTTCGGCTGGCAGGTCATCGATTGCCACGTGGCGATGACGGCAGCCCGGCACAGCTCGCCTGCAAGCACCGCCGCCGATTTCCGGCAACTGACACCTTGGGTGCTGGCAGATGCGCTGTCGGAAGGCACCATGGCGTCCGCGATGATCCAGAGCGTCCAGCAGCACTTGCCGGGTCTGACGAGCGGGGCGGGGACCATGGAAACCTCTTTCGACCATTATGCCCCGATGGCCGGCCC